Genomic DNA from Telopea speciosissima isolate NSW1024214 ecotype Mountain lineage chromosome 2, Tspe_v1, whole genome shotgun sequence:
caaagagggatgaggtggaggacacgtggcgatcctccgccatgtcattgtcctcacagtTGATCCTTAGGATTCAGTAATAGATGATTTTACAGTGGTGCGCAAAATCCTACAGAAGGGTTGGCTCCCCTGGGATGTCGCTCGTCTGAAGTTCATTCCTAATGGCAAATTCACCGACTCTGCGTATAAGGATGTGGCCACGGTCGGTCCCCAATACTTCTATCCTTattatctttttattattattattttggtatGATATTTATATCGGTATGTCCTTCTCAGGGTTTGCTCACATCTTTGGAAGTCTCGTCTAGAAGACTTCCTTGAGATGAACCAAACGCTAGCCCATAAGCTGAAGGAAGTGACTGAGTATGTAAAGACTCTGAACAAGAACAAAATCAAGGCAGATGCTGACCTGGCCAAATCAAGAATGAGCTTTCTCTGTCGATGACGCAGAATGGTCAACTTTTGGATGAACAGATTCATCATAATGATAGTATGGCAGAAGAACTGAATTTGATCAGGACGGAAAAGGAAAAGCTTAAGGAGGATTTTGGGGTTGAGATGAAAGCCATTGGGGAGAAGGCCATTGAAGTTTTCAAGTTGTCGAAAGAATTTGAGCACTTGGTTTATGAGTATAATGGCGAGGCCTTCTCTCTAGGTGCTAATACCACCTGCAACTGGGTTCATAAGGCCGATCCTAGGTACAACTTCTCGGGTTACAATCACTATGATCCCGAGCTAGCAAAGGAGGTAGCTGAGGCTGAAGCGAGAATCCAGAAGGAGGAAGTTGAAGCGGAGGATGGTCAAGTGAAGGAGGATGATGTTGACGATCATCAGTGTCGATCCGAAGCCACTGCTCAAATGGAGGACCTGAAGAGCATAGACCCCGAAGTCACCTCCCGAGCTCCTGCTGCTGAAGCGTCCAAGTTGGCCATTTCTAACCCCAAATCGGAGAAACTCAATGAAGAGGCGAACATTGTTCACTGACCCTATAAGgggtttttttatgtattttctcgGGAATGTCTTGAATCCTCTCCCTAtcccactttttctttttatgtatgATGTGATCTTTTAAATTCATGTGATATACATTCCTTTGTATCTTTTGAATGTCTCCCTCgtctatttttttatatgtcattttcctctctcttgGATGGGGTTTTATCCAAACCATGAGGTCAGTATTGCTTATCGAACCTCATGGATGAGGTCTTTTAGGCCTCATGGGTCAGGGCTTGAAGACTTTTTGTGCCTCTCGAGTGAGGGCTTTCCCGACCCTGAGGTCAATAATTTGCATCACGGATGAGGTCTTTTGTTCCTCACGGGTGAGAACTTTCCCGACCCTAAGGTCAGTAATCTGCCTTATGGATAAGGTCTTCTGTGCCTCATGGGTGAGGACTTTCCCAACCCTGAGGTCAGTAATCTCCCTCACGAATGAGGTCTTTTGTGCCTCACGAGGGGAGGACTTTTTTGACCCAGAGATCAGTAATCTGCCTCACAGATGAGGTCTTTTGTGCCTCATAGGTGAGGACTTTCCTGACTCTAATGTCAGTAATCTGCCTCACGGATAAGGCATTTTGTGCCTCACAGGTGAGGAATTTCTCATCCCTAAGGTCAGTAATCTGTTACAATAATATGTGTAATAAGACACGTAATTCTACATTGTAATCTGAATATTCTTTTTGCTTTTGTAGTCGGTACGAAAGATGTAAGTagtagaaaatcagaaaaaatttTACTGTGTTGACAAAATTTCACCAATAAGTAGTGGATTAGCTCAGATTTTACTGATAAAATTTCTTTAAGTTCTCAGAATTCCATGGCCTTGGTATTTCTTCACCCCCCCAGAGTTTTTAGACGATACATTCCAGGTCGGATCATTCAGGAAACTATGtacggtccttcccaatttggagATAACTTGTTCACGTTTCGTGGTCGGATGCACTTGCTTTGCAGAGGACCAAGTCTCCTAGTCTGAAGGTTCGTGGTCGGACTTGGGAATAATAGTACCGAGTTGTTCTCTGTTGATATGTAGCATTCCGTAGTAAAGCCTTTTCTCGTACTTCATctaaaaaatccaaatttgctCTTAGCCCATCTTCATTCACCTATTTGTCAAAGATCAGGACCCGATGTGATGTGGCAAGTACTTCCACTGGTGTTAGGGCCTCCGTGTCATATACTAGTTTGAAAGGAGTTTCGCCTGTCGGAGTCCAAACTGTGATCCTGTAAGCCCACAACATGCTCGGTAACTCTTCTACCCATTTGGCTTTAGCATCGAGCAGCTGCTTCCGGATACCATCTAGGAGAGTTCGGTTCGTCACTTTAACCTGACCATTACACCGAGGGTAGGCCATAGCAATATTTTTGAACTCAATGTGGTAGTGAGCGCAAAAAACCCTATAAGTTGTGTTGTCGAACTGCTTCCTATTGTAAGTGAGAAAGACCTGAGGTAGGCCGAACCGGTTTATGATTTTATCACGAAAAAACTTCTCCATATTTTTCTTTGTGATGGTTGCTAAGGGCTCGAattccacccattttgtgaagttATCGATAGCAACCACTAAGAACTTCCTATTTCCTGATGCTGGGGAGAAATTCTCGAGCagatccattccccacatagcaaaGGGTATGGGACTCAGGATTGAAACCAATGGGGTAGCAGATCGGTGTGGTACTGGAGCAAACAGTTGACATTGTTCAAAAACTTTTACGTAGTTCATGGCATCCTCTTGTATTTTAGGCTAATAAAAACTCTAACCTTGAACACCAATGCTTGGCCTCCCATGTGACTACCGCAAATTCCCTCGTGAACTTTAACTAGTGCATACTGGGCTCCATCCGGCCCGAGGCATTTCAAGAGTGGCGTGCTGATCGATGTTTGTAGAGCACTCCATCGATCAGGGTATATCGAGCCGTCCTTCTCATTACTTTCTTCTCCTCGGCTCAGTCAAAAGGTAAGACACCATCTCTCAGATATGCCACAATTGGGTCCACCCAACTTGGGCCTTCCTCCATCACATACACTTGAGCCTCTTCCTTGTGTGATGGCTATTTCAGGACTTCACTATATACAGTTCTGTCTAGGTTTGAGCAGCCTGTCATGGCCAACCTAGATAGCGCATCGGCTGAGCTATTCTCGCTCCTTGGGACCTGCCTTATCTCAAAGTTGGTGAAGGTTGAGGTCAAGTCACGAACTTTCTTGAGGTATTTTATCATTCTTTCCTCCTTCGCTTCATAGTAACCTTGGACCTGGTTTACCTCCAACTGAGAATCGTTGTGAGCAATCAGACATCCGACCTGAACCGATCAAGCTATCCTGAGCCCAGCCAACAATGCTTCatattctgcttcattatttgaGGTTGGGAACTCGAACCGAAGTGCATATTGAATTTTCAACCCTTCTAGGCTTGTCAATATTAAACCTGCCCCACTCCCCGCTGTACTGCTCGATCCATCTACGAATAACATCCACGAGTTCAGGCCATTCCCCTTTTCTTCTGCTTCCTTATTACCATGAGTAAATTCCACCATAAAATCAGC
This window encodes:
- the LOC122650581 gene encoding uncharacterized protein LOC122650581, giving the protein MDLLENFSPASGNRKFLVVAIDNFTKWVEFEPLATITKKNMEKFFRDKIINRFGLPQVFLTYNRKQFDNTTYRVFCAHYHIEFKNIAMAYPRCNGQVKVTNRTLLDGIRKQLLDAKAKWVEELPSMLWAYRITVWTPTGETPFKLVYDTEALTPVEITDLRDEKFLTCEAQNALSVRQITDIRVRKVLTYEAQKTSSVRQITDLWVKKVLPS